In one window of Paraflavitalea soli DNA:
- a CDS encoding YihY/virulence factor BrkB family protein, giving the protein MTKLERILLNLPPVRFVTEKCKHIVLPGFDGVPLYDVGVFFFQQMHKVGLTERASAVSYNFIMAIPPTCLFLFTLIPQLPFIRQKSIRWQLRSLIREMIPAPQYNEGIIEFVDSFFDNTKIGLLSFGFVLLIFFASNGMMGLMRSFNKNYIGFQRRTGLQTRWTAIKLTLLMMGLIFACLVLLSLQGIVLHWLGINSDFVKTVIRTLRWGFLIALVFYAYGFIYKYAPAIKKRWRIISPGAIIATFLSICSTVGFSLFVSMFGKYNALYGSIGTIIVLMIVIYINSLVLLIGYELNVSIHSLKALADERVKHETGGELVK; this is encoded by the coding sequence ATGACCAAACTGGAGCGCATACTGTTGAATTTACCACCCGTTCGATTCGTAACGGAAAAATGTAAACACATTGTGTTGCCAGGTTTTGATGGGGTGCCCTTGTACGATGTGGGCGTCTTCTTTTTCCAGCAAATGCATAAAGTGGGGTTGACAGAAAGGGCATCGGCCGTTTCCTACAACTTTATCATGGCCATTCCCCCCACCTGCCTGTTCCTGTTCACCCTCATACCACAGCTTCCGTTTATCCGGCAGAAATCCATCCGCTGGCAGCTTAGGTCCCTTATCCGGGAAATGATCCCGGCGCCCCAATACAATGAGGGTATTATAGAGTTTGTCGACAGCTTTTTTGATAATACCAAGATCGGGTTACTGTCCTTTGGTTTTGTATTACTCATCTTCTTTGCTTCCAATGGCATGATGGGATTGATGCGTTCCTTCAACAAGAACTATATCGGTTTTCAACGCAGGACCGGCCTGCAAACCCGCTGGACAGCCATCAAGCTCACCTTGCTCATGATGGGACTTATCTTCGCCTGTCTGGTCCTGCTGTCTTTACAAGGCATTGTATTACATTGGCTGGGCATCAACAGCGATTTCGTTAAAACGGTGATCCGCACCCTGCGCTGGGGATTCTTAATTGCCCTAGTCTTTTACGCATATGGATTTATCTACAAATATGCGCCGGCCATCAAGAAGCGTTGGCGGATCATATCGCCGGGCGCCATCATTGCTACCTTTCTCAGCATTTGTTCTACCGTTGGTTTTTCCCTCTTCGTGAGCATGTTTGGCAAATACAACGCCCTCTACGGCTCCATTGGCACCATCATTGTGCTGATGATCGTGATATACATCAATTCACTGGTATTACTGATCGGCTATGAGCTCAATGTAAGTATACACTCCCTCAAGGCCCTGGCTGACGAAAGGGTCAAACACGAGACAGGCGGTGAACTGGTGAAGTGA
- a CDS encoding sigma-54 interaction domain-containing protein, with product MDIQSIKNRFGIIGNSPALNFALQVAGQVANTDLTVLISGESGAGKEAFSQIIHALSNRKHNPFIAVNCGAIPEGTIDSELFGHEKGSFTGAVDSRKGYFETVNGGTIFLDEIGEMPLGTQARLLRVLETGEFIRVGSSKVQKTDVRVIAATNKDLLEFTQNGKFREDLYYRLSTVPIRVPALRDRKEDIPLLFRRFAVDFSEKYKATPIQLDEEAKDVLINYGWPGNIRELKNIAEQMSVLASDKLVSAQEMRRFLPDRDVSNRLPVLVNSGGSSNGHEFNNEREILYKLFFDMKKDVTELKKMFVEILQNPGMAQNQAMINELKNNKEIMSPAIMPQPAGSNAQPVMLHHEDAIHHHEEVEDSLNIMDMEKDLIMKALKKHKGKRKDAATDLGISERTLYRKLKEYDIKE from the coding sequence ATGGATATCCAATCAATTAAAAACCGCTTTGGCATCATTGGTAATTCACCGGCATTGAATTTTGCCCTGCAGGTGGCTGGCCAGGTTGCTAACACTGATCTTACCGTTTTGATCTCCGGTGAAAGCGGCGCCGGAAAAGAAGCCTTCTCACAGATCATTCACGCTTTATCAAACCGTAAGCATAACCCCTTTATTGCGGTAAACTGCGGGGCCATTCCGGAAGGCACCATTGATTCCGAATTATTCGGCCACGAAAAAGGTTCTTTCACCGGTGCAGTAGATTCCCGCAAAGGATACTTTGAAACTGTCAACGGAGGTACTATCTTTCTCGATGAAATTGGTGAAATGCCCCTGGGCACCCAGGCGCGCTTGCTGCGGGTGCTGGAAACAGGTGAGTTCATCCGCGTGGGTTCTTCCAAAGTGCAGAAAACTGATGTACGCGTAATCGCCGCCACCAATAAAGACCTGCTGGAGTTTACCCAGAATGGCAAATTCAGGGAAGATCTTTATTACCGCTTAAGTACCGTACCCATCAGGGTACCTGCCCTGCGTGATCGTAAAGAGGACATTCCCCTTCTGTTCAGGCGCTTTGCAGTTGACTTTTCGGAGAAGTACAAGGCCACGCCTATCCAGCTGGATGAGGAGGCGAAAGATGTGTTAATTAACTATGGCTGGCCCGGAAATATTCGTGAATTGAAGAATATTGCAGAGCAAATGTCCGTTCTTGCCAGCGATAAACTGGTGTCGGCCCAGGAGATGAGGCGTTTCTTACCAGACCGCGATGTCTCCAACCGGTTACCGGTGTTGGTAAACAGTGGCGGAAGCTCCAATGGACACGAGTTTAACAACGAACGCGAGATACTGTACAAACTTTTCTTCGATATGAAGAAAGATGTGACCGAGCTGAAGAAGATGTTTGTGGAGATATTGCAGAATCCCGGCATGGCCCAAAACCAGGCGATGATCAATGAGCTCAAGAACAATAAAGAGATCATGTCGCCGGCCATCATGCCCCAACCTGCAGGAAGCAATGCACAACCCGTAATGCTTCACCATGAAGATGCCATTCACCACCATGAAGAAGTGGAAGATTCACTCAACATCATGGACATGGAGAAAGACCTCATCATGAAAGCCCTGAAGAAACACAAAGGAAAACGTAAAGATGCCGCCACCGATCTGGGCATCAGCGAAAGAACCTTATATCGTAAGCTTAAAGAATATGACATTAAGGAGTAA
- the lptE gene encoding LPS assembly lipoprotein LptE yields MTLRSNRIENTEYRIQNTVALSEATSNGRLAARGLQLVTVLKLAARSSWLVAVFALFTGCYSFKDVSIPPAVKTFQVDLITNTARYVNPQLSPQITDKLRQKIVGQTRLSPVREGAHYEISGVITDYSVSTSGISPNNQGQQQASINRLTVGIKVVLKNTLDPNDPKTNFEASVSRNFDYDANLSLTQAEPQLNETIIKNMVDEMFNRIFSNW; encoded by the coding sequence ATGACATTAAGGAGTAATAGAATAGAGAATACAGAATATAGAATACAGAATACAGTAGCTCTTAGCGAAGCAACCAGCAACGGAAGGCTCGCAGCTCGTGGCTTACAGCTCGTAACTGTATTGAAGCTCGCAGCTCGCAGCTCGTGGCTCGTAGCTGTATTTGCGCTCTTCACCGGCTGCTATTCATTCAAGGATGTAAGTATTCCGCCTGCTGTTAAAACATTCCAGGTGGACCTGATCACCAATACAGCCCGCTATGTAAACCCCCAGCTGAGCCCGCAGATCACCGATAAGCTCCGGCAAAAGATCGTAGGCCAGACAAGGCTTTCGCCCGTGCGGGAGGGCGCCCACTATGAAATATCAGGTGTCATTACCGATTACAGCGTGAGCACCTCGGGTATCTCTCCCAATAACCAGGGACAGCAACAAGCCTCTATCAACCGGTTGACGGTAGGTATTAAAGTCGTATTAAAAAATACCCTGGATCCGAATGATCCCAAGACGAATTTTGAAGCCAGTGTTTCCCGTAACTTCGACTACGACGCGAATTTATCGCTCACCCAGGCCGAACCACAATTGAATGAAACCATCATCAAGAATATGGTGGATGAAATGTTCAATCGTATTTTTTCAAACTGGTAA
- the secG gene encoding preprotein translocase subunit SecG, with amino-acid sequence MILFLILIIVASIAMGLFILIQNPKGGGLAGNIAGFNSQFMGVKQTTDVLEKGTWIMAVAIAVLSLCSAFFISGSSSAGDVKDSNIRPSTQQTAPAATPPAPGGTTVPATK; translated from the coding sequence ATGATTTTGTTCCTGATCCTGATCATTGTAGCGAGTATAGCGATGGGCCTGTTCATCCTCATCCAGAATCCCAAGGGCGGTGGCCTGGCTGGTAATATTGCCGGTTTCAATTCCCAGTTCATGGGCGTAAAGCAAACCACGGATGTACTGGAAAAAGGCACCTGGATCATGGCAGTAGCCATTGCCGTGCTGAGTTTGTGTTCAGCTTTTTTCATTTCCGGTAGTTCTTCTGCCGGCGATGTGAAAGATTCCAACATCAGGCCTTCTACACAACAAACAGCACCTGCAGCTACCCCACCCGCACCCGGCGGCACAACGGTACCTGCAACCAAATAA
- a CDS encoding outer membrane beta-barrel protein, with the protein MAFSLQAQENGAASAPGIITGNILDEKQKAVGDATVELQFLADTLTKKTTISDKNGNFTLSNIAFGWYRLRVTYVGLQPLIIDSLHFRTERFDFNMNDLLMKQGGKDQLDEVVIYAEKPLIQSKDGNITFNAGESALSAGATASELLKSVPLVANDPDGKVVVRGKEPKILIDDKPVDLNAQQLQDFLESMPGSMIERIEVMTNPPPQYANEQGGVINIITRKGKVGASARVTVTAGTNGERNVSGNLNYRKKGLAINLNLNAGANRVNGYGYSNRENIYKDSSNYFNSTNSYRNRNTRPGARLSIDYDIDRYNIVNVLLLFNHNDFRNRSENEYTNLNRNEEIYKLSNRYVETEGQNVNPAMNLTYTHRGKKPGETLRLIAGANYSYNQNDRTFFQQFLKPDRSPTGIDSTQQQLNDSWNHGYSLRINYDKLLDNKTTSISAGVATVTDVSHVVLNTQYMKKPENEYVKSDLLSNDFGFNQAVHSGRLSMKQVITEQMSVTAGITAEVTDIQFDLKDKSQVKNDYTTWLPFANFNKRWEEVLNLSIAYRKTIRRPGIAQLNPSIDYGDPNNLRYGNPELAPTTAHNFDLVLGRNGDNYYTNLGVGYNIVQSIFSQIRNLQPDGKTETTWQNIDDRHEYEVSTWSGYTVSKQFRMNFSASYTYNKYSLYDKTKNKYRDGGTFTTSFNTNYSPKDVWNFNGNFTLNRFANPQGTVRSNIRMNLALQHKMFNKRLVLTLNAIDPIFQQKYTSYTFGPNYNIESFSNARTRSYRLTVSYAFTNLAGGNKKKPLPGKATQAVQKKKGI; encoded by the coding sequence ATGGCGTTTTCCTTGCAAGCGCAGGAAAATGGGGCGGCCAGTGCGCCGGGTATTATCACCGGTAATATCCTCGATGAAAAACAGAAGGCGGTAGGTGATGCCACGGTGGAACTGCAGTTCCTCGCAGATACGCTCACCAAAAAGACCACGATCTCCGATAAGAACGGCAATTTTACGCTCTCCAATATTGCTTTTGGCTGGTACCGGCTCCGGGTCACCTATGTGGGCCTGCAGCCGCTGATCATTGATAGTCTTCATTTCCGCACGGAAAGGTTCGACTTCAACATGAACGACCTGCTGATGAAACAGGGGGGCAAGGACCAATTGGATGAAGTGGTGATCTATGCAGAGAAGCCATTGATCCAGAGTAAGGATGGGAATATCACTTTCAATGCGGGGGAGTCGGCCCTCAGTGCCGGCGCCACGGCCAGTGAGTTGTTGAAAAGTGTGCCACTGGTGGCCAATGATCCCGATGGAAAAGTGGTGGTGCGTGGAAAGGAGCCTAAGATACTGATCGATGATAAACCGGTAGACCTGAATGCGCAGCAGTTGCAGGACTTCCTGGAATCGATGCCAGGCAGTATGATCGAACGTATTGAAGTAATGACGAACCCGCCGCCCCAATATGCCAATGAGCAGGGTGGGGTGATCAATATCATTACCCGCAAAGGCAAGGTTGGCGCCAGCGCCCGGGTAACCGTTACTGCCGGCACCAATGGAGAAAGGAATGTGAGTGGCAACCTCAATTACCGCAAGAAGGGACTGGCCATCAACCTCAACCTGAATGCAGGAGCCAACCGGGTAAATGGTTATGGTTATTCCAACCGCGAGAATATTTACAAAGACTCCTCCAACTATTTCAACAGCACGAATAGTTATCGCAACCGCAATACAAGACCAGGGGCGCGGCTGAGCATTGATTATGATATTGACCGCTACAATATCGTGAATGTATTGCTGCTGTTTAACCACAATGATTTCAGGAACCGCAGTGAGAATGAATACACGAACCTGAATCGTAATGAAGAGATATACAAGCTGAGTAACCGGTATGTGGAAACGGAAGGACAGAATGTAAACCCCGCCATGAACCTTACGTATACCCACCGGGGTAAAAAGCCGGGGGAGACGCTGCGGCTGATTGCGGGAGCCAACTATTCTTATAACCAGAATGACCGCACCTTCTTCCAGCAGTTCCTGAAGCCAGATCGATCGCCTACGGGCATTGATTCTACGCAACAACAATTGAATGATAGCTGGAACCATGGGTACAGCTTACGCATCAACTATGATAAACTGCTGGACAATAAGACCACTTCTATTTCGGCTGGTGTGGCTACGGTAACGGATGTCAGTCATGTGGTGTTGAATACGCAGTACATGAAAAAGCCGGAGAATGAATATGTAAAGAGTGACCTGTTGAGTAATGATTTTGGATTTAACCAGGCAGTACACAGTGGCCGGCTCTCTATGAAACAAGTGATCACGGAACAGATGAGTGTTACGGCCGGTATAACGGCGGAGGTAACAGATATCCAGTTTGACCTGAAAGATAAGTCACAGGTGAAGAATGATTATACGACCTGGCTTCCCTTTGCCAATTTCAATAAGCGCTGGGAAGAGGTACTTAACCTGAGTATTGCTTATCGCAAAACGATCCGCCGGCCGGGTATTGCACAACTGAACCCCAGTATTGATTATGGCGATCCTAACAACCTGCGGTATGGCAACCCGGAACTGGCGCCTACTACGGCGCATAATTTTGACCTGGTGCTGGGCCGCAATGGCGATAACTATTATACGAACCTGGGTGTTGGCTATAATATTGTACAAAGCATCTTTAGCCAGATCAGGAACCTGCAGCCGGATGGTAAAACGGAAACTACCTGGCAGAATATTGATGACCGCCATGAGTATGAAGTAAGTACCTGGAGTGGGTATACGGTATCCAAACAATTCCGTATGAACTTCAGCGCCAGCTATACGTACAATAAGTATAGCCTGTATGATAAGACGAAGAACAAGTACCGCGATGGCGGCACGTTCACCACCAGTTTTAATACCAATTATTCACCGAAGGATGTGTGGAACTTCAATGGCAACTTTACGCTCAACCGGTTTGCCAATCCACAGGGCACCGTAAGGAGTAATATCCGTATGAACCTGGCGCTGCAACACAAAATGTTTAACAAGCGGCTGGTGCTTACGCTCAATGCTATTGATCCTATCTTCCAGCAGAAATATACCAGTTATACTTTTGGTCCCAATTACAATATTGAATCCTTCAGCAATGCGCGCACGCGCAGTTACCGGTTGACGGTAAGTTACGCCTTTACGAACCTGGCGGGGGGGAATAAAAAGAAGCCGTTGCCGGGTAAAGCGACACAGGCTGTGCAGAAGAAGAAAGGCATATAG
- the mltG gene encoding endolytic transglycosylase MltG, giving the protein MWKKLILIILIILLAGAAFIGWRFFLSNTNFSEKSKYLYIRTAHATYEDAFKTIQDSNFIKNPGSFDFLAHRMDLPEKIKAGRYEIKNGMSLSDIVRMLRNGKQAPVNLVITKLRTKENLAALIGRKFECDSAAVMEYMLNADTLRTYGFDTNTIIATVYPNTYTYFWNTTPPAIFQKLYAEYRSVWTPERKELATQLGLTPVKAYTLASIVEEETRALEEKGTMASVYLNRYNTGMRLQADPTVKFALHDFTLRRIYEKHLMVESPYNTYRVTGLPPGPICTPSLETLDAVLRAPKTKYLYFVASPDFSGRHVFSETYQQHLLNAKAFQQALDTQQAIRKAKEESGIK; this is encoded by the coding sequence ATGTGGAAGAAGCTGATACTCATAATCCTAATTATCCTTTTGGCAGGCGCTGCTTTTATTGGCTGGAGGTTCTTTCTATCCAACACCAATTTCAGTGAAAAAAGCAAATACCTCTATATCCGCACCGCCCATGCTACCTATGAGGATGCCTTTAAAACCATCCAGGACAGCAATTTCATCAAAAACCCCGGTTCCTTCGACTTCCTGGCTCACCGGATGGACCTGCCGGAAAAGATCAAAGCAGGCCGCTATGAGATCAAAAATGGCATGAGCCTTTCTGATATTGTACGCATGCTCCGCAATGGCAAACAGGCGCCTGTCAACCTCGTGATCACCAAGCTGCGCACCAAAGAAAACCTCGCCGCCCTGATAGGCCGCAAATTTGAGTGCGACTCAGCCGCCGTGATGGAGTACATGCTCAATGCAGATACCCTGCGCACCTATGGGTTTGATACCAATACCATCATCGCCACGGTATACCCCAATACCTATACCTATTTCTGGAATACCACGCCCCCGGCCATCTTCCAGAAACTCTATGCCGAATACAGATCTGTGTGGACACCCGAACGCAAAGAACTGGCCACCCAGTTGGGCCTCACCCCGGTGAAAGCCTATACCCTTGCTTCCATCGTGGAGGAAGAAACCCGCGCCTTAGAGGAAAAAGGTACCATGGCCAGCGTATACCTCAACCGGTACAATACGGGCATGCGCCTCCAGGCCGACCCCACCGTAAAGTTTGCACTGCATGATTTTACCCTACGGCGTATTTACGAAAAGCACCTGATGGTGGAATCGCCCTATAATACCTATCGCGTTACCGGGCTGCCCCCCGGCCCTATCTGCACCCCTTCCCTGGAAACACTGGATGCAGTATTACGCGCACCTAAAACAAAATACCTGTACTTTGTGGCCAGTCCCGACTTTTCAGGCCGGCACGTGTTCAGTGAGACCTACCAGCAGCACCTGTTGAATGCCAAAGCCTTTCAGCAAGCGTTGGATACACAACAGGCGATCAGGAAGGCGAAAGAAGAAAGCGGAATAAAATAA
- the miaB gene encoding tRNA (N6-isopentenyl adenosine(37)-C2)-methylthiotransferase MiaB — MPDLITHTKQDESRQGEAYSPFVHEPVTYGKKFYIESYGCAMNFSDSEIVASILNENGFGATKNFEEADLILINTCSIREKAEQTVRHRLQYLRGAKEVNPGALIGVLGCMAERLKSKLLEEEKLVDMVVGPDAYRTLPGLIEEATDGQKAVNVLLSREETYADIAPIRLNSNGINAFVSITRGCNNMCSFCVVPFTRGRERSRDTDSIIRECQDLFDKGYREVTLLGQNVDSYYWNNGQQGAESVTFAQLLERVALISPLLRVRFSTSHPKDITDEVLHTIAKYENICKYIHLPVQSGSTRILQLMNRTYTREWYMAKVDRIKSIIPDCSISSDIIAGFCTETEEDHQDTLSIMEYSGYDYSYMFFYSERPGTLAARRYADDIPENVKKRRLDEIINMQRKLSHESNLKDIGNTVKVLIEGNSKKSDDDWMGRTSQYKVVVFPKAGHALNKGDYAMVTVDDCTGGTLLGRIVG; from the coding sequence ATGCCGGATCTGATTACCCATACCAAACAGGACGAAAGTCGCCAGGGAGAGGCCTACAGCCCATTTGTGCATGAACCTGTTACCTATGGCAAGAAGTTTTACATAGAGAGTTATGGCTGCGCCATGAATTTCTCCGATAGTGAGATCGTCGCTTCCATATTGAATGAGAATGGTTTCGGCGCCACTAAGAACTTCGAAGAAGCCGACCTCATACTGATCAATACCTGCTCCATCAGGGAAAAAGCCGAACAAACCGTGCGCCACCGCCTGCAATACCTGCGGGGAGCCAAGGAAGTAAATCCCGGCGCCCTCATCGGCGTATTGGGATGCATGGCAGAACGCCTGAAATCCAAGCTGTTGGAAGAGGAAAAGCTGGTAGATATGGTGGTAGGCCCCGATGCCTACCGTACCCTGCCCGGCCTCATTGAAGAAGCCACGGATGGCCAAAAAGCAGTGAATGTGCTGCTGAGCCGTGAAGAGACCTATGCCGATATTGCCCCCATCAGGCTCAATAGCAATGGCATCAATGCCTTTGTGAGCATTACCCGGGGCTGCAACAATATGTGCTCTTTCTGCGTAGTGCCCTTTACCCGCGGACGGGAAAGAAGCCGGGATACCGATTCCATCATCCGCGAGTGCCAGGACCTCTTTGACAAGGGCTACCGCGAAGTAACCCTCCTGGGACAGAATGTGGATAGCTATTACTGGAACAATGGCCAGCAGGGAGCCGAGTCAGTAACTTTTGCCCAACTGCTGGAAAGAGTAGCCCTCATCAGCCCTTTGCTGCGGGTGCGCTTTTCCACTTCCCATCCCAAAGACATTACCGACGAGGTGCTGCACACCATTGCCAAATACGAGAACATCTGCAAATACATACACCTGCCGGTTCAAAGCGGATCCACCAGGATCCTGCAACTCATGAACCGCACCTATACCAGGGAGTGGTATATGGCCAAGGTAGACCGCATCAAATCCATTATCCCCGACTGCAGCATCAGCTCCGACATCATTGCCGGCTTTTGCACCGAGACCGAAGAAGACCACCAGGATACCCTCAGCATTATGGAATACAGTGGCTACGATTACAGCTACATGTTCTTTTACAGTGAACGCCCCGGCACCCTGGCAGCACGCCGCTATGCAGACGATATTCCGGAAAATGTGAAGAAAAGAAGGCTCGATGAGATCATCAATATGCAACGGAAACTGAGCCACGAGAGTAACCTGAAAGATATTGGCAACACCGTGAAAGTATTGATAGAAGGTAATTCCAAAAAAAGTGATGATGATTGGATGGGCCGCACCAGCCAATACAAAGTAGTAGTTTTTCCAAAAGCCGGGCATGCACTGAACAAAGGTGATTATGCAATGGTTACAGTAGACGATTGTACCGGAGGTACCCTGCTGGGCAGGATCGTTGGGTAA
- a CDS encoding patatin-like phospholipase family protein translates to MKHLFMAAVMTMAIAGTASAQTPCYKNLVLEGGGVRGFAYAGAFQVLDSLHVLAGIERVGGTSAGAIQATLLAVGYTPKEILELTAYIKPQEFNDGSWFVGTGMRRLKKEFGYYKGQKIAQWIEELIARKTGDGNISFAQLHRQRTAKGYKDLYITGTDLTYQSLRIFSHEQYPDMRIKDAVRISLSIPLYFKPVLIDDKGKVYDKAVNGVNLHMMVDGGALSNYPVFMFDSSRYVSGIALARNVYMENPETLGLMMETPEQIAYNKRQTGKSPIAIKSIKDYFKAVYITLIDKANPEADGNSQWHRTITISTLHYSGRVRKLPKKVVDDLLESGREGARRFFQEVGAGKSPSFILPA, encoded by the coding sequence ATGAAGCACCTATTCATGGCTGCAGTAATGACCATGGCGATAGCCGGTACTGCCTCAGCACAAACTCCCTGTTATAAAAACCTGGTATTGGAAGGCGGCGGCGTAAGGGGTTTTGCCTATGCCGGTGCTTTCCAGGTATTGGATAGTCTGCATGTGCTGGCAGGTATAGAAAGGGTAGGCGGCACCTCGGCGGGCGCCATCCAGGCCACCTTATTGGCCGTGGGCTATACTCCCAAAGAGATATTGGAGCTTACGGCTTATATCAAACCCCAGGAGTTCAATGATGGTTCCTGGTTTGTAGGCACCGGCATGAGGCGCCTGAAGAAAGAGTTTGGCTATTACAAAGGACAAAAGATAGCGCAGTGGATTGAAGAATTGATTGCGCGTAAAACAGGCGATGGCAATATCAGTTTTGCCCAACTGCACCGGCAGCGTACTGCCAAAGGCTACAAAGACCTCTATATAACGGGTACGGATCTTACCTATCAAAGTCTGCGGATATTCTCCCATGAACAGTATCCCGATATGCGTATTAAAGATGCGGTGCGCATATCGCTGTCCATCCCGCTTTATTTTAAACCGGTATTGATCGATGATAAAGGGAAGGTATATGATAAAGCAGTGAACGGGGTCAACCTGCACATGATGGTGGATGGCGGGGCACTGAGTAATTACCCGGTATTTATGTTCGATTCTTCCCGGTATGTATCGGGTATTGCGCTGGCGCGCAATGTATATATGGAAAACCCGGAAACGCTGGGACTGATGATGGAAACACCGGAACAGATCGCCTACAATAAAAGACAAACAGGAAAATCTCCTATTGCCATCAAAAGCATCAAGGACTATTTTAAAGCAGTATACATTACGCTGATCGATAAGGCCAACCCGGAAGCGGATGGCAATAGCCAGTGGCACCGTACGATCACGATCAGTACCCTCCATTATTCGGGTAGGGTGCGCAAACTGCCTAAGAAGGTGGTAGACGATCTGCTGGAGAGCGGACGGGAAGGGGCGAGGCGTTTTTTCCAGGAAGTGGGGGCTGGTAAATCACCTTCGTTTATCTTACCCGCTTGA
- a CDS encoding thioredoxin family protein: MKKLAASLLLPVIALLAFSVYNDPLPIGAPLPKAENKLKDISGKEITLKSAAKENGLLVMFSCNTCPVVINNQSRTNEICKYAQDKNVGVVLLNSNEGNRNSSESVEAMKSYAEGQGFQWYYAEDKNNELADAFGATRTPECFLFDKTGKLVYHGAIDDNPNDADAVSRKHLKEAINEASAGKEVSVKQSRSVGCAIKRLRS; this comes from the coding sequence ATGAAAAAGCTTGCGGCAAGCCTGTTGCTACCGGTCATAGCATTGCTGGCTTTCTCAGTTTACAATGACCCGCTTCCTATTGGCGCTCCACTCCCCAAGGCAGAAAATAAACTGAAAGATATATCCGGAAAAGAGATCACCTTAAAAAGTGCAGCTAAGGAGAATGGATTATTGGTCATGTTTAGTTGTAATACCTGCCCCGTGGTGATCAACAATCAATCCCGTACCAATGAAATATGTAAGTACGCACAGGACAAAAATGTAGGCGTGGTATTGCTCAATTCAAATGAAGGTAACCGTAATAGTTCAGAGTCTGTAGAGGCCATGAAATCGTATGCTGAAGGCCAGGGTTTTCAATGGTATTATGCGGAAGACAAGAACAATGAACTGGCCGACGCCTTTGGCGCTACCCGTACACCTGAGTGTTTCCTGTTTGACAAAACAGGCAAACTCGTGTACCATGGCGCCATTGACGACAATCCCAATGATGCAGATGCTGTAAGCCGCAAACACCTGAAAGAAGCCATCAATGAAGCAAGTGCCGGTAAAGAAGTGAGTGTAAAGCAATCCCGTTCGGTCGGATGTGCTATTAAAAGACTTAGATCATAA
- a CDS encoding TlpA disulfide reductase family protein, with product MKRILLTLSFVLLTSLLFAQVKKVKITDLETYIQKSDHPLMISFWATWCVPCVEEIPWFQEGVAKFADQKVELILVSLDFARDYPYKLETFIKKKNWQASFYWLDETNADYFCPRIHPKWEGGIPATLFVNNKTGYRRFFDRALTDRQVEPEIKTMLKEVKVNGR from the coding sequence ATGAAACGAATTTTGCTGACTTTGAGCTTCGTATTGCTGACTTCATTGCTGTTTGCACAAGTGAAGAAGGTGAAGATCACCGACCTGGAAACTTACATACAGAAGAGCGATCATCCGCTGATGATCAGTTTCTGGGCTACCTGGTGTGTACCTTGTGTAGAAGAGATACCCTGGTTTCAGGAAGGGGTAGCGAAGTTTGCCGATCAGAAAGTAGAATTGATACTGGTAAGCCTTGATTTTGCCAGAGACTACCCCTATAAACTGGAAACCTTTATTAAAAAGAAGAACTGGCAGGCCAGTTTCTACTGGCTGGATGAAACGAATGCGGACTATTTCTGTCCGCGTATACATCCCAAGTGGGAGGGTGGTATCCCTGCCACCTTATTTGTAAATAACAAAACGGGCTACCGCCGCTTCTTTGACCGCGCTTTGACGGATCGCCAGGTAGAACCGGAGATCAAAACCATGTTGAAGGAAGTGAAGGTCAACGGCCGGTAA